The following proteins are encoded in a genomic region of Huiozyma naganishii CBS 8797 chromosome 9, complete genome:
- the YSC84 gene encoding Ysc84p (similar to Saccharomyces cerevisiae LSB3 (YFR024C-A) and YSC84 (YHR016C); ancestral locus Anc_1.356), which translates to MGLNNPIPRSLSSEASKAAKVLASFVKPNQVLGQDQVIPPSVLKEAKGLAIITVLKAGFLFSGRAGSGVIVARLDDRSWSAPSAIGMAGAGAGGLIGVELTDFVFILNSEEAVRSFSEFGTLTLGGNMSVSAGPLGRNAEMDASASMGGVAAVFAYSKSKGLFAGVSVEGSMIVERREANRKFYGDNCTSKQILSGQVHIPPGTEPLYQILHSRAFNYSNQRDFDDQFYDDIPDSFSDRNFLPPRSRGNQDIPCDMQGDRYYLDDRNGQGRARYDQGYDNQNATYRGDRNDGIYRDDNYGRQRDRDYRTDNYGRQSDRDYRTDNYYGRQPDNDYRDGYYRQNDGYYGADHYGRQRERRYHDNYYQNNSGYGANNYGRPQDRDYPGGNYDNTRSRNTHDTNNYPRYGKEGEDKEGGYRRYHDNYPPNVAGHDRTNARRPPPPDTHYGTGNNNITGQQDNEYRYRSEKGYPPDNNRGGNLSGIYEGNLRNTGGGVSDPRGFSTYQNAPPSQDPVSPSLGHPSEPNIAKAVALFDFGGAEPGDLTFKKGDVITIIKRSQSQNDWWLGRINEREGLFPANYVECV; encoded by the exons ATGGGACTGAATAATCCAATTCCAAGGAGTCTATCGAGTGAGGCAAG CAAAGCTGCAAAAGTGCTGGCAAGTTTTGTCAAGCCAAATCAAGTGCTTGGGCAGGACCAGGTTATTCCGCCCTCAGTTTTAAAGGAGGCTAAAGGTCTGGCAATTATCACTGTATTGAAAGCTGGCTTTCTTTTCTCCGGGAGAGCAGGGTCCGGTGTTATTGTTGCTCGACTAGATGATAGGTCGTGGTCTGCTCCGTCCGCAATTGGAATGGCCGGGGCAGGTGCCGGCGGGCTAATCGGAGTTGAATTAACAGACTTTGTCTTTATCTTAAACTCCGAGGAGGCCGTTAGGTCATTTTCTGAGTTCGGCACCTTGACCCTTGGTGGGAACATGTCTGTCTCTGCGGGCCCACTTGGTAGGAATGCAGAAATGGACGCCTCTGCGTCGATGGGAGGTGTAGCTGCAGTATTTGCATACTCTAAGAGCAAGGGTTTGTTTGCTGGCGTTTCTGTTGAAGGTTCTATGATAGTTGAAAGGAGAGAGGCAAACAGGAAGTTCTATGGTGATAATTGTACCTCTAAGCAGATTTTGTCCGGCCAGGTTCACATACCACCCGGTACAGAACCGCTGTACCAGATTCTTCATTCCAGAGCTTTCAATTATAGCAACCAACGTGATTTCGATGACCAGTTTTATGATGATATTCCAGACTCCTTCAGTGACCGTAACTTCCTCCCACCAAGATCCAGGGGCAATCAAGACATACCTTGTGACATGCAAGGTGATCGGTATTATTTGGATGATAGGAACGGTCAAGGTCGGGCACGGTACGATCAAGGGTACGATAACCAAAATGCCACTTATCGTGGTGATAGAAACGATGGAATCTACCGTGATGACAACTATGGTCGCCAGCGTGACAGAGACTATCGTACCGACAACTATGGACGTCAGTCTGACAGAGACTATCGCACCGACAATTATTATGGTCGTCAGCCTGATAATGATTATCGTGATGGCTACTACCGCCAAAATGATGGCTATTATGGTGCTGACCACTATGGTCGGCAGCGAGAAAGAAGATATCATGATAATTATTACCAGAATAATAGCGGTTACGGTGCTAACAACTATGGTCGCCCTCAAGACAGGGACTATCCAGGCGGTAACTACGACAACACTCGCTCCAGGAACACCCACGATACCAACAATTATCCCAGGTATGGTAAAGAAGGCGAGGATAAAGAAGGTGGTTATAGACGGTATCACGACAACTATCCGCCCAATGTGGCGGGGCATGACAGAACGAATGCTAGGAGACCTCCCCCTCCCGATACACACTACGGTACAggtaataataatataaCAGGTCAACAAGACAACGAATACAGGTACCGTTCAGAAAAAGGATATCCACCTGATAATAACAGGGGTGGAAATTTGTCAGGAATCTATGAGGGCAATTTGAGAAACACTGGAGGTGGCGTATCTGATCCACGTGGATTCTCCACGTATCAGAATGCTCCGCCATCACAAGACCCAGTTTCACCATCACTTGGACACCCTTCCGAACCCAACATCGCGAAAGCTGTGGCTCTTTTCGATTTTGGAGGAGCTGAACCCGGTGATTTGACGTTCAAAAAAGGTGACGTTATTACCATTATCAAGCGGTCACAGTCGCAAAACGACTGGTGGTTGGGTAGAATAAACGAGAGAGAGGGATTATTTCCAGCAAATTATGTAGAGTGTGTTTAA
- the MIP6 gene encoding Mip6p (similar to Saccharomyces cerevisiae PES4 (YFR023W) and MIP6 (YHR015W); ancestral locus Anc_1.357), with product MSDNKRVVLGDISLNKTAVNEQVKNGGKKKKKAAKKEKLSSSKTKQEEAPSTIVPVKTKEKNACKVINGLAVNKAAISTIKNKPMLALYIGGLGKSINSKTLIETFKDFLSLQSAKVCYDSLTGDSLGYGYLNFTSQKELDKFVDKYNYKRMLGGEIKLMPSLRNSVYRKNIGTNVFFSNLPLHNSGLSTRRFYDIFKKYGKILSCKLDARKNIGFVYFEDDKAATKVINDFNNTDFYGNKIVCGLHFDKDLRNYPGFEKRKAVLTGNVVIENELAALDKETAVPKNKAPHPNAVFVKNLPVDVTTDELLDYFSQFGPVKSVYTSRTTQHTSEWAFITYKWQKDAQKLLDDFPTVEFRGRTVTVARAKLKSKEPEKLISLKPTVVLENIGSICTNEFLSRICDVANVHFEDMVITGYDNETASFDGYLTFKSIKEAMKAQKFLDKKLVGGNTLSAKLGHFDKSSFSHNFLADGITTKMINSVNRYLVNNPNHKKDRQNKPNAPPDCRCMDDICEHLEKKISQMVKSFKPNITLTHASIKCVAEYIIDSFWLGDATNLDSFLTIANTNIHFDQILIRQIEIATKTLGILKQ from the coding sequence ATGTCTGATAACAAAAGAGTTGTTTTAGGGGATATTTCGTTAAACAAGACTGCGGTTAACGAGCAAGTTAAAAACGgtggaaagaagaagaaaaaggctGCCAAGAAGGAAAAGCTATCCAGTTCAAAAACCaagcaagaagaagcgCCTTCCACAATTGTTCCTGTAAAGacaaaagagaaaaatgcATGCAAAGTGATTAATGGTCTGGCTGTAAATAAAGCCGCCATCAGCACCATTAAAAACAAACCAATGTTAGCTCTGTATATTGGAGGTTTGGGAAAGAGCATAAACTCTAAAACTTTGATTGAAACATTTAAAGATTTTTTGTCTTTACAATCGGCAAAAGTTTGTTATGATTCCTTGACCGGTGATTCTTTAGGCTACGGGTACCTTAACTTTACCTCACAAAAAGAACTTGATAAATTTGTCGATAAATATAACTACAAAAGAATGTTAGGTGGAGAAATCAAGTTAATGCCCTCGTTGAGAAACAGTGTGtacagaaaaaatattggCACAAATGTGTTTTTCAGCAATCTTCCACTACACAACTCCGGCCTTagtacaagaagattctatgacattttcaaaaaatatggCAAAATTCTTTCGTGTAAACTTGACGCTAGAAAAAATATTGGGTTCGtatattttgaagatgataaGGCTGCCACGAAGGTCATTAATGATTTTAATAACACCGATTTTTATGGAAATAAAATTGTGTGTGGGTTGCATTTCGATAAAGATCTGAGAAACTATCCCGGATTTGAAAAAAGGAAAGCAGTTCTTACAGGCAACGTGGTAATTGAAAATGAGCTAGCTGCACTGGACAAAGAGACTGCAGTCCCCAAGAATAAAGCACCACATCCGAATGCGGTTTTTGTGAAAAATTTACCTGTAGACGTAACGACAGACGAACTTTTGGACTATTTCAGTCAGTTCGGTCCTGTCAAATCAGTGTATACGTCTCGAACCACACAGCACACCTCAGAATGGGCGTTTATTACCTATAAATGGCAAAAGGATGCTCAAAAATTGCTGGATGACTTTCCAACAGTTGAATTCAGGGGTAGAACAGTTACTGTTGCTAGAGCAAAATTAAAGAGCAAGGAACCAGAAAAGTTAATTTCTTTGAAACCCACAGTCGTATTGGAGAATATCGGCTCTATTTGCACAAACGAGTTTTTGTCCCGTATATGCGATGTGGCTAAtgtacattttgaagatatgGTTATTACCGGCTATGACAATGAAACAGCATCATTTGACGGGTATTTAACTTTCAAGTCAATCAAGGAAGCAATGAAAGCCCAAAAATTTCTAGATAAAAAGTTAGTGGGAGGAAATACTTTATCTGCAAAACTTGGCCATTTTGACAAAAGTTCTTTCTCACATAATTTCCTTGCTGATGGGATTACCACCAAAATGATCAATTCCGTAAACAGGTATTTGGTAAATAACCCCAATCATAAGAAAGACCGCCAAAACAAGCCTAATGCTCCCCCCGATTGTAGATGTATGGATGACATCTGCGaacatttggaaaaaaaaatatcccAAATGGTTAAATCATTCAAACCAAATATCACACTTACACATGCAAGTATTAAATGTGTGGCCGAATACATCATCGATTCATTTTGGTTAGGCGATGCTACGAATTTGGACAGCTTTCTGACTATTGCCAACACAAACATTCACTTTGACCAGATTCTTATTCGGCAGATTGAAATCGCCACTAAAACGCTAGGTATTTTGAAACAATAG